The nucleotide sequence TGCTCGAAGGCCACATCGCCGTCAGCAATCCGCAGTGGCGAAGTCTGGAGAGTCAGAGCGTACTCGCCATCTTCCACGGTCCGCACGGTTATGTTTCGCCGAGCTGGTACGACACGAGACGCGAGGTCGCGCCGACCTGGAATTACGTCACCGCGCACGTGTACGGCGTCGTGCGGCTGCACACGGACCCGGTCTGGCTCGAAAAACTGCTGCGCCGCCTGATCGAGAAGTACGAATCCCGGCTCGTCCCGCCGTGGACGCTCGAACAGGCCGACCCGCAGTTCATCCAGAGCCTCTATCCGCACATCGTGGGCCTCGAACTCGAAGTCGCGCGCATCGAAGGCAAGTTCAAGCTCAACCAAAACCGCACCGCCAAGGACCGCGACGGCGTGATCGCTCACCTCAAAGCTCACGGCGACGCGGATGGTAAGGAGATCGCCCGGTACATGGAAGAGCGGAGGGGCGAAGGGAAGGGGTAGAGGCGGGGTGCGGTACCACACGTACAATTGATTGCAGCGACGTATAAAGCTTTGAATTCACGAGCAAATAGGATTCTCTCGTATTACGAAATGTGTGGCAATGAAGGTCAACAGACCATGCAGCGTGGCATGAACTTCCGCCTGAACGCCCACTACTCGGTCATATTGATGTCCTTACGTGCCAATGCGCCCTATTCAGATCGGATTCTTGATAGCGGGCGAATTCTGCTATATGAAGGTCACGATATTCCACGCTTGAAGGATGGTCCAAGTCCGAAAAGCGTCGACCAGCCCGAACTTACCCCGTCCGGTGGATTGACCCAGAACGGACTGTTTCACAAAGCGGCACAAGACTTCAAATCTGGAAAACGTGAAGCTGAGCTCGTGCGCGTTTACGAAAAGATTCGAGCCGGAATTTGGACCGACAATGGCCTATTTCGTTTGACTGATTCGCGGAGAGAGAAAAGCGGCGGCCGCAGTGTATTCAAATTCGAACTTGAACTCGCCGAGGATGCTGTGCTTGGTAATCAACATGAGACCGTTGACTTGGATCACGTGCGGCTCATTCCGTCTCGCGTGAAGGCTGAAGTCTGGAAACGAGACAAAGGGCAATGTGTGACCTGTGGCGCCACAGACAACCTGCATTTTGACCACATCATTCCATTCTCGAAGGGCGGTTCCTCGCGCAGTGCGAGCAATGTCCAGCTACTTTGCGAACGCCACAATATCGCGAAGCGGGACAAGATCGAGTGAACCGCTACCATCTCTGGTTTAATCTGGGGCGCTCTGCCCAAAACGAATGTCCATGAAAATGCCAAATCCAAAGCTGCCCGTTGACCAAGCCAAGCTTGATGCCTTCTGCCTGAAATGGAAGGTCAGCGAGTTCGCGCTCTTTGGATCCGTTCTGCGTGACGACTTCGGTCCGAATAGCGACGTGGATGTGCTCCTCGCGTTCGAGCAAGGCACGGACTACAGTCTGTTCGACCTCGTTGATATGGAAGATGAGCTGAAAGAGATCTTCGGCCGCAAGGTTGATCTTCTGCTGCGAAAATCCGTGGAGCGAAGCAAGAACCCGTACCGCAGGCAGGCAATTCTTTCCTCGGCACAGACGATCTATGGATCGAGATAGAGCATACTTGCGGGATATCTTGGATGCCGGAAATCGGATCGCCACGAAGACAAACAATGTCTCGCTCGCTGACTTTCTCGCCAACCCCGACATTCAGGATATTGTGATGCGACAAATCACGATCATGGGTGAAGCGGCCAGAATTATTAGCGACCAAACGAAAGAGCGGTTTTCTAACATCCCATGGCACAAAATCTCCGGCATGCGTAATCGACTTGTGCATGAATATCGCGATATCGACTATGAAGAGGTTTGGAAGACGGCAAAGTCAGATGTCCCCAAACTGGTGAGACAAATCGACAGAGTCTTGTCGGAGTTGTGAACCCCCGCCAACGCTGGTTCTAACCCGCCGCCCGGTGTTAAGGAACGGGTGTTCTGCGAGGCCGTGAATAAAGATCCGAGCCACCTGAGATCGCGAAACGAGATCGCGAGCTGGCGGCTGACGCGGCGCAAGCTCGGTTTCGGTCCGACCGCGCTCTCTACCGGGATTATCCGGATGAAGTCCGGGAGAAAACATGAAGTATGAACTATGAAGGATGAAGCCGAACCGGCTTTCCGTCCACTTCGACCGCTTCATAGTTCATATTTCATACGTCATACTTAATCACAGAGGAACCATGCCAGATAGCAAGATCAAGCCCGGTTGGCAGCCCGTGCAGGACGTCAACTGGGATGCCTACTGCGACGCCATCGCCAAGGCCAAGAGCAAGCAGCAGATCATCGCGCATCTGCAAAACCTGATCGAAACCAAAGGCTACGCAAATATGATCCGCGCCGCCGAAGTTGCGTTCAACCGTCTGCTCGAAACCAATCCCGGCGACAAGGGCTCGATCGGTGTCTATGCCGATGTGGACGGCAAAGAAGTCTATACCAACTTCCGCTTCGTCTCCCCCGCCAGCAAAGCCAAAGACGAGTTCAACTATTAGAGATGAAGCATGATAGATGATAGATGAGGTCGAAGGATAGTACTCATCTGCTTCATCTATTATCTATCATCGATCATCTTTCTCTTCCATGAAATGGACCCCCAACACGACCGCTGACTCCGCTGCCCGACAGTTCCTTGCCGTCTCGGCCTGGCAGCTGCGCGACTACAACTTTCCCAAGCTCCGCGAAGCGGTGAACCGGCTTACGTACGCTGAACTCTGGCAACGACCCGGATCGGCCTCGAATAGCATCGGCAATCTGCTGCTGCATCTGAACGGCAACGTCCGGCAGCATATCATCGGCGGAGTCGGCGGCGGCACACAGGAACGCGCGCGGGATGCCGAGTTCGCCGCGGACGGCGGACCAAGTGGCGAGGCACTGCTCGCCAAACTTGAGCAGACCGTGAACGAAGCGCATGAGGTGCTCATGAACGGTGATCCGGCCAAGCTGCTCGAACGCCGCACGATTCAGGGCAAAGACGTCATACTGATGGATGACATCTTTCACGTGGCCGAGCACTTCTCCTATCATACCGGGCAGATCATCTACATCGTCAAGGCGCTCAGGAACGAAGGCTTCAACTGGTACAAGACGCTGGAGCAGAAAACCCCGTGAAAGACTATCTACTCAAATTGTTCGCGCACGAGGAGTGGGCGAACCGGCAACTGATCGACGAAATGCAACGCCGGGCCGAGCTCCCGTCGCGGCTGCGCGAACTGATTCCGCATATGCTCTCCGCGCACCTGTTCTGGACGCTGCGGCTGACCGGCGGTGAGGGCGCGAATTTCGTGTGGTGGCCCAAGTTCAGCGGCGAGGAGTGCCGCCGGCTGAACGAGGAATACGCTCGCGGCTGGGCGACGTTCATCGGCGAACTGCCCGAACTCGTCGAAGAGCAGAGCGTGACCGTAGCCTCCGCCAAGGGCGAGCCGGTCACCTTCCGCGTGATCGACATCCTGACCCAGCTGCACTCGCACTCCGTCCATCATCGCGGCCAGATCGCCATGCTCATGCACACCGCCGGCTTCGAAGTGATCCCGACGGATTATATCGTCTATTGCCGGAAACACCCGTAGCGCTCATGGAACCCCGTATCCCCGTCAACCGCGAACAGATCGTCGCCTTCTGTCAGAAATGGCAGATCGTCGAGTTCGCCTTTTTCGGCTCCGTCCTCACCGATGACTTCCGTCCCGACAGCGACGTGGACGTGATGGTCACGTTTGCGCCGGAGGCGAAGTGGCGCATGTCACATTGGTTCGAGATGGAGGACGAGCTGCGTCGGACCTTCGGTCGCAGCGTTGATCTGGTGACGCGCCCCGATGTCGAGCGTATGGACAACTATATCCGCCGCCGCAGCATCCTCGCCGGCGCAGCCCGTTACTATGCTCACTGATCCGGCCTATCTGCTGGACCTGCTGAACGAGGCCCGCATTCTGCTCGAGCTTGTCGATGGCATGAGCTATGGGGAATTCGTGCAAGACGTTCGGACAACGAAGGCCGTTGAGCGGTCCTTCGAAATTCTGGGAACCGCTGTCAAAGGACTGTCGCCCGAATTTCGCGCGGCTCACCCTGAGTTGCCCTGGCGCTGGATGATTGACACCCGCAACGTGATTGCCCACCAATACAAAAAGGTCAATTACGCGCTGTTGTGGGAGACCATTCAGGTTGACATCCCCGAACTCATCCGCCTGCTCGAACCGCTTGTGCCGCCCGAGACGAGCTAACTACCGGTCGTTTGCTGATGGGAGCTCCGGTCATGAAAAGTGCTATCGTAATTTTGCTCGCCCTGCTTTTGTCCATGTTCTCTCGTCCCGCGAATGCGTGGATCAATATCTCGCTCTGCGAAATCGACGAAGCGCTGCACTGCCCGTGCGGAACCGAAGGACCGCTGATCGGTCATACGACGGCCTACGTCATGCAGGATGTGAACCTCAACGGCCCGGATGCACTGGACGACACCTATGCCGCCGTCGAGTACTGCCAATACATCGCGGAAGGCTGCTCCTGCGCGTGGCTGCCGTTCGGGCCGGTCCCCGACGGACCCCTGATGTTCTACGTCCGCGTCGCGGGCTCCGATAGCTGCTGCTGGATTTCCGACGAGTTCCCGCTGGCCAACGGATATAACCACATCGAGCTGTCCGGTTGGGAATGTGTCCCGGCGCGTTGTTTCGCGCGGCCGTTCAACACCATGGCCGCCTGGTTCACCGACTGTATGCAAAGCGTCGGCTGCCCCTGCGACTATCCGCTGCAACTGCCGCTTGGCACACCGATCTGCCTCTGGCATGATCTCGACAGTAACGAGGTCAGTGATGCCGACACCGTAGTCGCGTGCTTCGAGTTCGGCGCGGGCGCGGGACGGCCGCCGTGGAATTGCCAATGGACACCCGCGCCGGACCGCATGCTATCGCCGGGATACTATTATCTGCTGATCAACTCCGGCGCCTGCTGCTGGGTGGCGGGATCGTATTTGTCGAGCAACGGCGGCGGCACCATGGCCGTGACTCCGGGGGCGTGGCAGTGCTACGATATCCCGTGCGCGCAAGCCCAGCCGCCCGCGTCGCCGTCGTCCGTCACCGTGGATTGCGATACCGTGTTGGTGGCCATCCGCTTTGTTCATGACGGGTACGATGTGAGCGGTTATCACGCCTACCGCAACGGGGAGTTCTTTGCCAGCTTCCCCAGTCCGGCCATGTTTCCCTTCTATGACTGGCAGTCCGTGCCTGGAGTGGTCAACACCTATTGCGTGAGCGCGTACAACCACTTCGGCGAATCGGCTCTGACCTGTGCGCCGCCCTGTACCGTGCAGTTTGAGCCGCCGTCTCCCAACGTGATTGCCAGGCCCATGCCCGCTATGATTCCCGAATGCGTGATCGCGCCCAACCCGTTTAACCCGGAGACCGCGATCACGCTGACGCTGCCCATGGAGATGACCGCAACGCTGGCGATCTACGACGTGCAAGGCCGCCTCGTCACCATCCTCGCCGATGGCGCGCTGTCCGCCGGCCAGCACCGCTTCAGCTTCAACGGCGCGCACCTCCCCAGCGGCCTCTACTTCGCGCGGCTGCAAACGCCCGAGTCGCTAACTACGCACAAATTGCTGTTGCTGAAGTAGCGCCGCACAGCCGTGCGCGATCTGCTCGCGGAACACCGATGAACGACACAAGCCAACCTAAACGCTACAACGGTACGGTGCGCTTGCCGTATCTGCACTACAGCGAGGCAGGCGGCTACGCCATCACCGTGGTTTCACACGACCGCACGCCGTTGTTTGGCCGGATCGAGGACGGGCAGATGATCGCAAGTGAATATGGCTTGGTCGTCTTGCGTGAATGGATGAAATCGCCCGTGTTGAGACCGGGACTCATGCTGGATGTGTTCTGTCTTATGCCGAATCATCTTCACGGGATCGTCATTTTGATGGAGTCAGAGCAGATCGCGCACGGCACCGAGCAGATCGCGCACGGCTGTGCGGCGCTACCGCGTGGGCCTCGTGATCGGGCCAAACGCTCGATTAGTTCCATGATCGCGGGATTCAAAGCTGCGACGACCAAGCGCATCAACGAATTGCGCGGCACACCGGGACAACCGGTCTGGCAGCCCAAATTCTACGAGCATGTCATCCGCAACGGCGCCGATCTGCTGCGCCAGCAAGAGTACATTACAAACAACCCGCTCCAGTGGGAGCTTGACGACGAGCACCCCCACCCGTAGCGCCGCACAGCCGTGCGCGATCTGCCGTGAAGCATACCGTAACCGTAGCGCCGCACAGCCGTGCGCGATCTGCCGTGAAGCATACCGTAACCGTAGCGCCGCACAGCCGTGCGCGATCTGCCGGAAAGCATACCGTAACCGTAGCGCCGCACAGCCGTGCGCGATCCGCCGTGAAGCATACCGTAACCGTAGCGCCGCACAGCCGTGCGCGATCTGCCGTGAAGCATACCGTAACCGTAGCGCCGCACAGCCGTGCGCGATCCGCCGTGAAGTATCCCGTTTCCCGTAGCGCCGCTTGGATATACGCTCGGGTAACGCGCGGGATGCCATCAATGCCGGTGGCCAACTACAATCACACCGTAGCGCCGCATGGACATGCGCTCGGATTCGTTGCCAGTCAGCATCGACACGAAGCAAGATGCGGCTGACCAAGAACGTCACACACATATTCAAATGTCTCAATCTCGGAATTTGACCCAAGCCATCGAGGCCGCCGTCCTACGCGTCCTAAAGGGCGGTCCCGCCTCGAAAGCGCAAATCGCGACTGCCGTGAAGAAACAGCTTGCCGACGCAAACATGAACACGTTGACAGGACAGATTCACGCGCTCAAGGAACGTCGGCAGATCAAGTCACCTCGGCGTGGGTGGTGGGAGCTAAGCAAGGTTGGTGATCGCCAGAAGAAGCGGGCCGGAGTTCCGGCCACCAAGTCCACAACTAAGACGGGAAAGGTGGCGACTATAGAGAAACTCGTGCTCAATCTGCTCAAAGATGGGCAAAGGAGACGGTCCGAAATTATTCATGCGCTTCGACTTCGACATCCGGAGCTGAACCCGAACACCATGAATGGCACCATTAACGGTTTGGGCCAGAAGAAGCAAATTGTTCGTGGCGAATACGGTTTCTGGTCGTTGGCAGCCCTGAAGGACTCGCCAGTTGCTGATGGAGCTCGGCTGTCGCCACCGGCGAAGGGTCCTAAGACTTTGGAGGGTGACTTCTATAAGCCCTTCGCTGAATGGCTCGTTAACGATGTGTTGGAGTGCACAAGGGCTGAGACCCTCGGCGGCAATGTTCTTGGTCGAAAATGGGGAACACCTGACGTCATAGGCGTGTACCGCGTTGATCATCGAGGCATTTATAAGCAGGGAGAGATCGCGGCGTTTGTGTCTGCCGAGATAAAGCTCGATCCATCAGAGCCGATCACAGCATTTGGCCAGGCGTGCTCGTATCTTTTGTTCAGTCATAAGGTCTACTTGGTCTTGCCCAACACGACTACGCCAGCCGACAAGACAACGATTGAACTGTTGTGCGGCATTGTTGGGCTTGGACCGGTCTTTTTTGACCCCAAAGATGTTCACAATCCGGATTTTGAGATCAGGGTTCGTCCTTCTCAACGCGAACCAGACGCGGGCCGACTCAATGATCTTCTCCGAAGTGATGTCATATATAAGCGTTTGATGCAGTAGCTCCGAAGCGCACGGATGTTAACCGATCACAATTCATCAAGTTTGAGATAAATGCCCAAGAAAACTGACGACCTCCATTTGCCGCTCGGCAATGGCAATGGCAGCGAACGTGTGCTGCCACAGAATATCGAAGAAGAAATGCGGACGTCGTATATCAATTACTCGATGTCCGTGATCGTCTCGCGCGCGCTGCCCGACGTGCGCGACGGCCTCAAGCCCGTCCACCGCCGCATCCTCTACGGCATGATGGAGCTCGGCCTCGGCGCCGGACGGCCCTACAAAAAATGCGCGCGCATCGTCGGCGACGTCATGGGTAAGTTCCACCCCCACGGCGACGCCGCGATCTATGACACGCTCGTGCGCATGGAGCAGGACTTCTCCCTGCGCTACCCGCTCGTCGATGGCCAGGGCAACTTCGGCTCCATCGACGGCGACTCTGCCGCGGCGATGCGGTACACCGAAGCGCGCATGGCCCGCCTCGCCGAAGAGATGCTCGCCGATATCGACAAGGAAACCGTCGACTTCGTCCCCAACTACGATGAGACGATGCAGATTCCCAGCGTGCTCCCGGCGAAGGTGCCGAACCTGCTGATCAACGGCTCCGACGGCATCGCCGTCGGCATGGCCACGCGTATTCCGCCACACAACCTGCGCGAAGTCGTCAACGCCTGTATCGCGATGATCGAGAACCCGGTCATCAACGTACAGGAGCTGATGCAGCATGTGATCGCGCCGGACTTCCCTACCGGCGGCATCATCTACGGCAAGAACGGCGTCTATGAAGCCTACACCACGGGCCGCGGCCGCATCACCGTGCGCGCCAAAGCCAACGTCGAAGAGCCCGCCAAAGCCTCGGGCCGCACCAAAATCGTCATTACCGAGATCCCCTATCAGGTCAACAAGACACGCCTGATCGAAACCATCGTCTCGATGGTGAATGACAAGAAGATCGAAGGCGTCGCCGATATCCGCGACGAATCGGACCGCGATGGCATGCGGCTCGTGCTCGAACTCAAGCGCGAAGCCATGCCCGATGTCGTCCTGTCGCAGCTCTTCAAACATACGCCGATGCAGGAAACGTTCGGCGTCATCATGCTCGCGCTCGTGCACGGCCAGCCGAAAGTTCTCGATCTGCGGCAGGTGATTGATGCCTATCTCGAACACCGCCACTCGGTCGTGCTGCGCCGCGCAATGTTCGAGCTGAAGGAAGCCCGCGACCGCATGCACATTCTGGAAGGCCTGCAGATCGCGCTGGACAATATCGATGAGGTCATCCACATCATCCGCAATGCGTCGTCCACCGAGGTGGCGTCGGCGGAACTGCAAGCGGCCTTCCAGCTCTCCGAGCGCCAGGCCAAGGCAATTCTCGATATGCGCCTGTCGCGCCTGACCGGACTTGAACGGCAAAAGCTCGCCGATGAAATCCGCGAACTGCGCGCGCGCATTGATCACCTCACCGCGCTCGTCGAGTCCAAGGACTTGCGGATGAAGCTGATCCGGCAGGAACTCGAAGAGGTCCGCGACAAGTACGGCGACAATCGCCGCACCGAAATCGTCGAAGATACGGCCGAAGTTTCCATCGAAGACTTGATCGCCCCCGAAGAGATGGTCGTCACGATCTCCCACTCCGGCTACGTCAAGCGCTTCCCCGTCTCCGGCTTCCGCAAGCAGGGCCGCGGTGGCCGCGGCTCGCAGGGTGCGACCACCAAGGAAGAGGACTTCATCGAACATCTGTTCGTGGCCTCGACGCACGACTACATCCTGTTCTTCACCGACAAGGGCCGCTGCTACTGGCTCAAAGTCTATCAGATTCCGCAGCTCGGCCGCGGTACGCGCGGCAAGGCGCTCGTGAATCTGATCGAACGTTCCGCCGAGGAGAACGTGCGCGCGTTCGTCACCGTCAAGGATTTCGCCGAAGACCGCTATGTGCTCATGTGTACGAAGAACGGCACGGTCAAGAAGACGGCGCTCTCCGATTTCTCCAACCCGCGCTCCAACGGTATCATTGCGATCAACATCGAAGAAGGTGACGAACTCATCGAAGCCGCGATCACGAACGGTCAGAATGAAGTCATCATCGGCACCAACGAAGGCAAGGCCGTGCGCTTCACCGAAACCGATGTCCGCCCGATGGGCCGCAATGCCATGGGCGTGCGCGGGGTGCTGCTGAAGGGCGCGGCGCGCGCCATCGGCATGATCGTCGCCCACGAAGGCGCGAGTATTCTCGCCGTCAGCGAACTCGGCTACGGCAAGCGCGTCGCCAGCGAAGATTACCGCATGACCAAGCGCGGCGCGCAGGGCGTGCTCACGATCAAGACCACGCCCAAAACCGGACAGCTCGTGGCCATGAAAGAGGTCACCGAAAACGATGACCTGATCATCATCACCACCAACGGTGTCGTGATCCGCCAGAGTATGGCCGACATCCGCGAAATGGGCCGCGTCACGCAGGGGGTCCGCCTGATCAAACTGGACGCCGGAGACAAACTCAGCGCCCTTGCCAAAGTCGTCAAGGACGAAGACGAAACCGGCGAACTGATCGAAGCCAACGGCGAATAGATGAGAAATGAGAGATGATCGCTCACGTCAGATCCCGGAAGGAGGCGATGATCCATGCTCAGTAAACAAGCCCGCGAGGCGAAGTACGAAGCGGCGATGTCCAGCGCGCGTGATCATCTGCATTACGAGCGCTTCGGGCAGGCGATCAAAGCGCTGCAAGAGGCGGCGCGGTTATGCGCGGACCGCGTCGAGCCGCTGTACATGCTGGGCACGATGTATGGCGATCAAGAACGCTGGGCGGCGACGGTTGAGGTGCTGAAGAAAGCCGTCAGGATTGAGCCCGAGCACTTCGGAGCGTGGACCGCGTTGGGCATCGCCTGCCATCAGACTGGTGATCTCGAGCGCGCCGAAAAGGCCTTTGTCCGCGCCACGGAATTGCAGCCCGACCGCGTCGAGACATGGTACGCCTACGGCGAAGTGTTAATGGACCTCGATGAAGTCGTCAGCGCGGCGGACGCATTTCAGAAAGCCGCCGATCTCGCGCCCGACGACGATGAATTGCAGATGAGGGCCGGGAGCGCGCAACTCGAGGCCTTCGACGCGGAAGCCGCCCGTCACTGCTTCGAGCGGATCTTGAGCCGACGCCCGCACCACGAAAGCGCCGCTTTCGTGTATGCGCTCTCCTACCTGCGCTCCTTGCCGCCGGACCCCAATGAGGCCGTGCGCAGGTTCGACGAGCTGCTCGGGAAGTTCCCGCATTCCTATGACATGTTCCTGAATGTCGGACGCGGATTTCTCGAAGCCAATGATCTTGACCGCGCGCGAACTACATTCGAGCAGGCACGCAAGCTGACCGCCGCACCCGCCGATGCCGAGCTCGGACTTGCCCGCATTGCGATGCGGAACGAGGACGAGCAAACTTGGACTGCGCATGTCCGCGCGGCTTACCGTCTGAATCCGACCAACTCCGAGGCCATCTACCTCATGGCCATTCTCCACAGACAGGAAGGTCGCCAGCCGGAATCCGACGAGCTCCTGCGAGAACTTACCCGACGAGACCCTGACTACGCGATGGAGGCCGCGCAGTCTTTGCTCGACAGCGGTCTCGTGAAGTAGTGCCGCTGCCACCTTCGCCGAGCCGGGCGTCCCCGCCCGGACGGAATTGGAGTCCCCTCATGAAACGCTTCGACATCAGCAACCCCGTCTGGAAGCTCGAAACCATCGGCTGGATTGTCTTCGCCATCCTCGCCGTGTTTCTCGTGATCGTCCTCGCGCAGGTGCCGCATTCCACCCTTTGGATCATCCTCGGTGCGACAGTCGCCATCACCGCCCGGCTGTTCGTCGGACGAAGGATGTAGCGCCGCTTTTCGTCGAGCAGGAATTGTGTTTCCCTTGAGTGTGCAATGTTTCATGCGCAACGCACAAATTGACTATAGAATGAAGAGAACGGACTACGAACTCGTGCATGTAATGGGACATCATGATGAAGATGCAGTTGCTACGCCGTCACCAAGAACCAAACCCTTTCTCAAGTGGGCAGGTGGCAAGTCCGCGCTGTTACCAACGCTTCGAAAATGCTTTCCGCCGCGATTTAACAAATATGTGGAACCATTTGTCGGGGGCGGTGCACTGTTTTTTGATTTGGCACCCGATGCTGCCCTTCTCGCCGATTCTAATGCTGAGCTTGTCAACTGCTACAGGGTTGTCAAGACAAGGGCTAAGCAATTGATCGAGATTCTTCAAGATGTGCCTGTTAGTTCCGTCGAATACTACGAGATACGTCAATTGGATCCCAACGAGCTTGATTCTCTGAGTCGAGCAGCACGTCTGATCTACCTCAACAAGACTTGCTTCAATGGACTGTATAGAGTAAACCGATTCGGTCAGTTCAATACGCCCTATGGAGGCGCACGCGTTGTCAATGTTGTCGATGAAGTCACGATACTCCGCGCAAGTCGAGCACTTCAACGCGCAACGATTGCGTGCGGTGATTTCTACGATCTACTATTGGACACGGCAGAACGCGGGGATTTTGTATACTTGGATCCTCCATACCTCCCAGTGAGTCAGTACGCAGATTTCAAGAGATATACAAAAGAGCAGTTTGGAGTCGAGGATCACATCAGGCTAGCGGAGATGCTGGCGTTGCTGACTGCGCGAGGGTGCTTTGTCTTGCTTAGCAATTCATATACTGAATTTATTGCGAACTTGTACAAAGAGTTCTGGCAAGTGACCGTGTACGCACCGCGGGCCATCAATTGTAAGGTTGGTGGGCGGGGAATCGTGCGCGAGCTGTTGATAGCCAACTACGACATTAGTCGCATGACCGTATGATCACGCAAG is from candidate division KSB1 bacterium and encodes:
- a CDS encoding FMN-binding negative transcriptional regulator, whose product is MYQRPDFVESREQVLDQFIHEHSFATLVSQHKAEPFATPLPLLLTVRSDGSRVLEGHIAVSNPQWRSLESQSVLAIFHGPHGYVSPSWYDTRREVAPTWNYVTAHVYGVVRLHTDPVWLEKLLRRLIEKYESRLVPPWTLEQADPQFIQSLYPHIVGLELEVARIEGKFKLNQNRTAKDRDGVIAHLKAHGDADGKEIARYMEERRGEGKG
- a CDS encoding HNH endonuclease, producing MNFRLNAHYSVILMSLRANAPYSDRILDSGRILLYEGHDIPRLKDGPSPKSVDQPELTPSGGLTQNGLFHKAAQDFKSGKREAELVRVYEKIRAGIWTDNGLFRLTDSRREKSGGRSVFKFELELAEDAVLGNQHETVDLDHVRLIPSRVKAEVWKRDKGQCVTCGATDNLHFDHIIPFSKGGSSRSASNVQLLCERHNIAKRDKIE
- a CDS encoding nucleotidyltransferase family protein produces the protein MPNPKLPVDQAKLDAFCLKWKVSEFALFGSVLRDDFGPNSDVDVLLAFEQGTDYSLFDLVDMEDELKEIFGRKVDLLLRKSVERSKNPYRRQAILSSAQTIYGSR
- a CDS encoding DUF86 domain-containing protein, whose protein sequence is MRDILDAGNRIATKTNNVSLADFLANPDIQDIVMRQITIMGEAARIISDQTKERFSNIPWHKISGMRNRLVHEYRDIDYEEVWKTAKSDVPKLVRQIDRVLSEL
- a CDS encoding DUF1572 family protein gives rise to the protein MKWTPNTTADSAARQFLAVSAWQLRDYNFPKLREAVNRLTYAELWQRPGSASNSIGNLLLHLNGNVRQHIIGGVGGGTQERARDAEFAADGGPSGEALLAKLEQTVNEAHEVLMNGDPAKLLERRTIQGKDVILMDDIFHVAEHFSYHTGQIIYIVKALRNEGFNWYKTLEQKTP
- a CDS encoding nucleotidyltransferase domain-containing protein, which codes for MEPRIPVNREQIVAFCQKWQIVEFAFFGSVLTDDFRPDSDVDVMVTFAPEAKWRMSHWFEMEDELRRTFGRSVDLVTRPDVERMDNYIRRRSILAGAARYYAH
- a CDS encoding DUF86 domain-containing protein, encoding MLTDPAYLLDLLNEARILLELVDGMSYGEFVQDVRTTKAVERSFEILGTAVKGLSPEFRAAHPELPWRWMIDTRNVIAHQYKKVNYALLWETIQVDIPELIRLLEPLVPPETS
- a CDS encoding T9SS type A sorting domain-containing protein produces the protein MKSAIVILLALLLSMFSRPANAWINISLCEIDEALHCPCGTEGPLIGHTTAYVMQDVNLNGPDALDDTYAAVEYCQYIAEGCSCAWLPFGPVPDGPLMFYVRVAGSDSCCWISDEFPLANGYNHIELSGWECVPARCFARPFNTMAAWFTDCMQSVGCPCDYPLQLPLGTPICLWHDLDSNEVSDADTVVACFEFGAGAGRPPWNCQWTPAPDRMLSPGYYYLLINSGACCWVAGSYLSSNGGGTMAVTPGAWQCYDIPCAQAQPPASPSSVTVDCDTVLVAIRFVHDGYDVSGYHAYRNGEFFASFPSPAMFPFYDWQSVPGVVNTYCVSAYNHFGESALTCAPPCTVQFEPPSPNVIARPMPAMIPECVIAPNPFNPETAITLTLPMEMTATLAIYDVQGRLVTILADGALSAGQHRFSFNGAHLPSGLYFARLQTPESLTTHKLLLLK
- a CDS encoding transposase, which gives rise to MNDTSQPKRYNGTVRLPYLHYSEAGGYAITVVSHDRTPLFGRIEDGQMIASEYGLVVLREWMKSPVLRPGLMLDVFCLMPNHLHGIVILMESEQIAHGTEQIAHGCAALPRGPRDRAKRSISSMIAGFKAATTKRINELRGTPGQPVWQPKFYEHVIRNGADLLRQQEYITNNPLQWELDDEHPHP
- the gyrA gene encoding DNA gyrase subunit A, which produces MPKKTDDLHLPLGNGNGSERVLPQNIEEEMRTSYINYSMSVIVSRALPDVRDGLKPVHRRILYGMMELGLGAGRPYKKCARIVGDVMGKFHPHGDAAIYDTLVRMEQDFSLRYPLVDGQGNFGSIDGDSAAAMRYTEARMARLAEEMLADIDKETVDFVPNYDETMQIPSVLPAKVPNLLINGSDGIAVGMATRIPPHNLREVVNACIAMIENPVINVQELMQHVIAPDFPTGGIIYGKNGVYEAYTTGRGRITVRAKANVEEPAKASGRTKIVITEIPYQVNKTRLIETIVSMVNDKKIEGVADIRDESDRDGMRLVLELKREAMPDVVLSQLFKHTPMQETFGVIMLALVHGQPKVLDLRQVIDAYLEHRHSVVLRRAMFELKEARDRMHILEGLQIALDNIDEVIHIIRNASSTEVASAELQAAFQLSERQAKAILDMRLSRLTGLERQKLADEIRELRARIDHLTALVESKDLRMKLIRQELEEVRDKYGDNRRTEIVEDTAEVSIEDLIAPEEMVVTISHSGYVKRFPVSGFRKQGRGGRGSQGATTKEEDFIEHLFVASTHDYILFFTDKGRCYWLKVYQIPQLGRGTRGKALVNLIERSAEENVRAFVTVKDFAEDRYVLMCTKNGTVKKTALSDFSNPRSNGIIAINIEEGDELIEAAITNGQNEVIIGTNEGKAVRFTETDVRPMGRNAMGVRGVLLKGAARAIGMIVAHEGASILAVSELGYGKRVASEDYRMTKRGAQGVLTIKTTPKTGQLVAMKEVTENDDLIIITTNGVVIRQSMADIREMGRVTQGVRLIKLDAGDKLSALAKVVKDEDETGELIEANGE
- a CDS encoding tetratricopeptide repeat protein, producing the protein MLSKQAREAKYEAAMSSARDHLHYERFGQAIKALQEAARLCADRVEPLYMLGTMYGDQERWAATVEVLKKAVRIEPEHFGAWTALGIACHQTGDLERAEKAFVRATELQPDRVETWYAYGEVLMDLDEVVSAADAFQKAADLAPDDDELQMRAGSAQLEAFDAEAARHCFERILSRRPHHESAAFVYALSYLRSLPPDPNEAVRRFDELLGKFPHSYDMFLNVGRGFLEANDLDRARTTFEQARKLTAAPADAELGLARIAMRNEDEQTWTAHVRAAYRLNPTNSEAIYLMAILHRQEGRQPESDELLRELTRRDPDYAMEAAQSLLDSGLVK